The following proteins are encoded in a genomic region of Sorangiineae bacterium MSr12523:
- the hisN gene encoding histidinol-phosphatase → MTSYASDLDLALRLADAADAVTRTRFRASDLRVERKPDRTPVTDADLAVEDAVRALIGKERPDDAVAGEERGGSIGEGRTWVLDPIDGTKNFLRGVPAWATLIALLDGGRAVVGVVSAPALGQRWWASLGDGAWTRKQTDEKREPRKLSVSAVGALSDAYLSTTHLNSWVEFHSREKYLALVDAVWETRAFGDFWQHCLVAEGAIDLAAEAIVNPWDVAPLKVIVEEAGGAFSDLSGANRLGGSVLTSNGRLHDAALAILGSSPTPQ, encoded by the coding sequence ATGACTTCCTATGCAAGCGATCTCGATCTCGCATTGCGCTTGGCCGATGCGGCCGACGCGGTGACCCGTACCCGTTTTCGCGCATCCGATTTGCGCGTGGAGCGCAAGCCCGATCGGACGCCGGTCACCGATGCCGATCTGGCGGTGGAAGACGCCGTTCGGGCCCTGATCGGCAAGGAGCGGCCCGATGATGCGGTTGCGGGCGAGGAGCGCGGCGGCAGCATTGGCGAAGGTCGAACCTGGGTGCTCGACCCCATCGATGGGACGAAGAACTTTCTGCGCGGCGTGCCCGCGTGGGCCACGTTGATCGCGCTGCTCGACGGCGGGCGCGCCGTGGTGGGCGTGGTGAGCGCCCCTGCCCTCGGCCAGCGCTGGTGGGCTTCGTTGGGCGACGGCGCCTGGACGCGCAAGCAGACCGACGAGAAGCGCGAGCCGCGCAAGCTCTCCGTCTCGGCGGTGGGGGCGCTGTCGGATGCGTACCTGTCGACGACGCACCTCAATTCGTGGGTGGAGTTCCACTCGCGCGAGAAGTACCTGGCCCTGGTCGATGCCGTCTGGGAGACGCGCGCCTTCGGGGACTTCTGGCAGCACTGCCTGGTCGCCGAAGGGGCCATCGATCTTGCCGCGGAGGCCATCGTGAATCCGTGGGACGTGGCGCCGCTCAAGGTCATCGTCGAGGAAGCCGGGGGAGCGTTCTCGGATCTATCGGGTGCCAACCGCCTGGGCGGCTCGGTGTTGACGTCGAACGGCCGCCTTCACGACGCCGCGCTCGCGATTCTTGGATCCTCGCCGACCCCCCAATGA